The proteins below are encoded in one region of Paenibacillus sp.:
- a CDS encoding LacI family DNA-binding transcriptional regulator: protein MSKRKQVAELAGVSEATVSRVLNGVGPIREETKRRVLEAAEALGYTPSAIARSFVLQRSGNIGVVLPVVPGVRLFSSYYFSEILSGIGHALSRRGYHLLVQFRAADEPPDYGSAFRMRKVDGCIVLGATSDEAQERALSELREEGWPFCVVGQRYATPFPLVDADHVTGSRLAVEHLLASGRRRIAFVNGPASYSNSVDRARGFEDALRAAGHAPALRFEGNYSRKSGIALAEALYERRSEFDAVFAANDRMAIGLMQGLKERGLQAGEHYALVGYDDSDASRSTDPPLTTVHVPFYEIGLRAAERVLDQIEAEEEEAAPQAELLDTRLVVRASSLIT from the coding sequence ATGTCCAAACGCAAGCAAGTGGCGGAGCTGGCCGGCGTGTCGGAAGCGACCGTCTCGCGCGTGCTGAACGGCGTCGGGCCGATCCGCGAAGAGACGAAGCGGCGCGTGCTGGAAGCGGCGGAAGCGCTCGGGTATACGCCCAGCGCGATCGCTCGCAGCTTCGTTCTGCAGCGGAGCGGCAACATCGGGGTCGTCCTTCCTGTCGTCCCGGGCGTTCGGTTATTTTCTTCGTATTACTTTTCGGAAATTTTGTCCGGCATCGGGCACGCCCTGAGTCGGCGAGGCTATCATTTGCTCGTGCAGTTCCGCGCGGCCGACGAACCGCCCGACTATGGAAGCGCCTTCCGGATGCGCAAGGTGGATGGCTGCATCGTGCTTGGCGCAACGTCCGACGAAGCGCAGGAGCGGGCGCTCTCCGAGCTGCGCGAGGAAGGCTGGCCGTTCTGCGTCGTCGGCCAGCGGTACGCGACGCCGTTCCCGCTCGTCGACGCCGACCATGTGACGGGGAGCCGGCTGGCGGTCGAGCATCTGCTCGCGTCCGGCCGCCGGCGCATCGCGTTCGTGAACGGGCCGGCCTCGTATTCGAACTCCGTCGACCGCGCCCGCGGCTTCGAAGACGCGCTGCGCGCCGCGGGGCACGCCCCCGCGCTTCGGTTCGAAGGCAACTACAGCCGCAAGAGCGGGATCGCCCTCGCCGAAGCGCTGTACGAGCGGCGAAGCGAGTTCGACGCGGTGTTCGCGGCGAACGACCGGATGGCGATCGGGCTGATGCAGGGGCTCAAGGAGCGCGGCCTGCAGGCCGGCGAGCATTACGCGCTTGTCGGCTACGACGATTCGGACGCCTCCCGTTCGACGGATCCGCCGCTGACGACGGTGCACGTCCCTTTTTACGAAATCGGACTTCGGGCGGCCGAGCGGGTGCTGGATCAGATCGAGGCTGAAGAGGAAGAGGCGGCTCCGCAGGCGGAGCTGCTCGACACGCGGCTTGTGGTAAGGGCTTCGTCCCTTATAACATAA
- a CDS encoding VOC family protein, protein MHIDHVAVWVSDLEGMKRFYETFFEGTANEKYENPRNRFSSYFLSFASGARLELMTMPTVSEPHRHTAETQGLGYVHMAFSTGSRAKVDELTNRLREAGYAVLSEPRVTGDGYYESVVLDPESNRVEITE, encoded by the coding sequence GTGCATATCGATCACGTGGCCGTCTGGGTGTCGGACTTGGAGGGCATGAAGCGATTTTACGAAACCTTTTTCGAAGGGACCGCCAACGAGAAGTACGAGAATCCGCGTAACCGATTTTCGTCGTACTTCCTGTCCTTCGCTTCGGGGGCGAGGCTCGAGTTGATGACGATGCCGACCGTAAGCGAGCCGCATCGGCATACGGCCGAAACGCAGGGCTTAGGCTACGTCCACATGGCGTTCTCGACCGGCTCGCGCGCGAAGGTCGACGAGCTGACGAATCGGCTGCGGGAGGCGGGCTACGCCGTCTTAAGCGAACCGCGCGTCACCGGAGACGGTTATTACGAGAGCGTGGTGCTCGATCCGGAATCGAACCGCGTAGAAATTACTGAATAA
- a CDS encoding Gfo/Idh/MocA family oxidoreductase, with protein sequence MSGVRVGMIGYKFMGKAHSHAYRDLPMFFPDTLKPVMTAVCGRDEAGVRAAAEQFGWSGYTTDWRELVKRDDIDLVDINAPSDAHKEIALAAAAAGKHLFCEKPLALTLADSREMLQAAEQAGVKHMVGFNYRFAPAVQLAKKLVEEGRLGRIFHFRAWFLQDWIIDPDFPLVWRLQKEVAGSGSHGDLGAHLIDLAHFLVGDMTEVVGMNETFIKERPLPSSMTGLSAKGSKDAPKGAVTVDDATLFLARFANGALGSFEATRFAAGHRCTNSFEINGSKGSVKFDFERMNELQVYFTDDADDVQGFRRVLATDPSHAYAQAWWPPGHTIGYEHTFIHEVHELMEALREDRQPVPNFHDGVKCQAVLEAVDRSIEERRWVSVDEM encoded by the coding sequence GTGAGCGGCGTTCGCGTAGGAATGATCGGGTACAAGTTTATGGGGAAGGCGCACAGTCATGCGTATCGGGATTTACCGATGTTTTTTCCGGACACGTTGAAGCCGGTAATGACGGCGGTGTGCGGGCGCGACGAGGCGGGCGTGCGCGCGGCGGCGGAGCAGTTCGGCTGGAGCGGCTATACGACCGACTGGCGGGAGCTCGTGAAGCGCGACGATATCGACCTCGTCGACATCAACGCGCCGAGCGACGCGCATAAGGAGATCGCGCTCGCGGCGGCGGCGGCCGGGAAGCATCTGTTCTGCGAAAAGCCGCTGGCGCTGACGCTGGCCGACTCGCGCGAGATGCTGCAGGCGGCCGAACAAGCCGGCGTCAAGCATATGGTCGGCTTCAATTACCGGTTCGCGCCGGCCGTCCAGCTTGCGAAGAAGCTTGTAGAAGAAGGGCGCCTCGGCCGCATTTTCCACTTCCGCGCTTGGTTTCTGCAGGATTGGATCATCGACCCGGATTTCCCGCTCGTCTGGCGGCTCCAGAAGGAAGTGGCGGGCTCGGGCTCGCACGGCGACCTCGGCGCGCATTTGATCGATCTCGCGCATTTCCTCGTCGGCGACATGACGGAGGTCGTCGGCATGAACGAAACGTTCATCAAAGAACGCCCGCTGCCTTCTTCCATGACGGGCCTCAGCGCCAAAGGCAGCAAAGACGCGCCGAAGGGCGCCGTCACCGTCGACGACGCGACGCTGTTCCTTGCGCGATTCGCGAACGGGGCGCTCGGCAGCTTCGAAGCGACGCGCTTCGCCGCAGGCCACCGCTGCACGAATTCGTTCGAAATCAACGGCAGCAAGGGCAGCGTCAAATTCGATTTCGAACGCATGAACGAGCTGCAGGTGTATTTCACGGACGACGCGGACGACGTGCAAGGCTTCCGGCGCGTGCTGGCGACCGATCCGTCCCACGCTTATGCGCAGGCTTGGTGGCCGCCGGGACATACGATCGGCTACGAGCACACGTTCATCCATGAAGTGCACGAATTGATGGAAGCGCTTCGCGAAGATCGGCAGCCGGTGCCGAATTTCCATGACGGGGTGAAGTGTCAGGCGGTGTTGGAAGCGGTCGACCGGTCGATCGAAGAGCGCCGCTGGGTGTCTGTCGACGAAATGTAA
- a CDS encoding bile acid:sodium symporter family protein produces the protein MALTILERLNRKLENWMPLITPASVLLGLVLSHRAAGWSGWVPWIFAGITFIGSLNLNFGDMKKALRQPAPMFAFLLILHVGMPLYAWGAGHLFFSGDPLTATGLVLLLTVPTGIISLMWVTMYQGNTALTLTMILLDTMLSPFLVPLALSALVGAKVEMDVAGMMTGLFWMVVFPSLVGMALNQATRGELKRAWGPKLAPFSKLGLAAVILINSAVIAPYFTELSFRVAWIAAVCMLVVVGGYLAGYAVARLCGWGRETTVAMTFNCGMRNISAGAVLAIQYFPPPVALPVIIGMLFQQMTASLFGHLLFRRRDERVVPASVSIEK, from the coding sequence ATGGCGCTTACGATTCTAGAACGATTGAACCGAAAATTAGAAAACTGGATGCCCCTCATTACGCCGGCGAGCGTGCTGCTGGGGCTCGTCCTTTCGCACCGCGCGGCGGGATGGTCGGGCTGGGTGCCGTGGATTTTCGCAGGGATCACGTTCATCGGGAGCCTCAATTTAAACTTCGGGGATATGAAGAAAGCATTGAGGCAGCCTGCCCCGATGTTCGCGTTCTTGCTGATCCTGCACGTCGGAATGCCGCTGTACGCCTGGGGAGCGGGACATCTGTTTTTCTCGGGCGACCCGCTAACGGCGACGGGGTTGGTGCTGCTCCTTACCGTTCCGACGGGCATCATCAGTCTCATGTGGGTGACGATGTACCAGGGCAATACGGCGCTCACGCTCACGATGATCCTGCTGGATACGATGCTGTCGCCGTTCCTTGTTCCCTTAGCGCTGTCGGCGCTGGTCGGCGCGAAGGTGGAGATGGACGTCGCCGGCATGATGACGGGGCTGTTTTGGATGGTCGTATTCCCGTCGCTCGTCGGCATGGCGCTCAATCAGGCGACGCGAGGCGAGTTGAAGCGAGCGTGGGGGCCGAAACTGGCGCCGTTTTCGAAGCTGGGGCTCGCCGCCGTCATCCTCATCAACAGCGCGGTTATCGCGCCGTATTTTACGGAGCTGAGCTTCCGCGTCGCGTGGATCGCCGCCGTTTGCATGCTGGTCGTCGTCGGCGGGTATTTGGCGGGGTATGCGGTCGCTAGGCTGTGCGGGTGGGGGCGCGAAACGACGGTCGCGATGACGTTCAACTGCGGTATGCGCAACATTAGCGCCGGCGCCGTGCTCGCGATTCAGTACTTCCCGCCGCCCGTCGCGCTGCCGGTCATCATCGGCATGCTGTTCCAGCAGATGACGGCGTCGCTGTTCGGGCACCTGCTGTTCCGGCGCAGGGACGAACGGGTCGTCCCTGCATCCGTGTCGATCGAAAAATAG
- a CDS encoding Gfo/Idh/MocA family oxidoreductase — MTTIRVGIIGTGNISGIYFKNLREFEGVDVVACADLDVERAKAKAAEHGVPKGCSVEELLADPNVDLVVNLTIPAAHAEVCLRALESGKHVYVEKPLAISREDGRRILETAAAKGLRAGSAPDTFLGAGIQTCKRLIDEGAIGEPLSAVAFMMSRGHEHWHPSPEFYYQKGGGPMFDMGPYYLTALVSLLGPIQEIAGMTRITHAERTISSKPKAGQKIQVEVPTHVAGTLRFGSGAIATMITSFDIPAGSTLPNIEIYGTQGTLAVPDPNTFGGPVRLKRFGETEWTDIPVELPYAGNSRGVGVLDMANAIRENRPHRANAELAFHVLEAMHGFHDSSDSGTVYRMESGCESPAPLHARA; from the coding sequence GTGACAACCATTCGAGTCGGCATCATCGGAACCGGAAATATTAGCGGCATTTATTTTAAAAATTTGCGGGAATTCGAAGGCGTCGACGTCGTCGCCTGCGCGGATCTCGATGTCGAACGGGCGAAAGCGAAGGCGGCCGAGCACGGCGTGCCGAAGGGCTGCTCCGTGGAGGAGCTGCTCGCGGATCCGAACGTCGACCTGGTCGTCAACTTGACGATTCCGGCCGCCCATGCGGAGGTATGCCTGCGGGCGCTCGAGAGCGGCAAACACGTCTACGTGGAGAAGCCGCTCGCGATCAGCCGCGAGGACGGGCGCCGCATTCTCGAAACGGCGGCGGCGAAGGGCCTCCGGGCCGGCAGCGCGCCGGACACGTTCCTCGGGGCCGGCATCCAGACGTGTAAGCGCCTCATCGATGAAGGCGCGATCGGCGAGCCGCTGTCCGCCGTCGCGTTCATGATGAGCCGCGGCCACGAGCACTGGCATCCGTCGCCGGAATTTTATTATCAAAAGGGCGGCGGCCCGATGTTCGACATGGGTCCGTATTACTTGACCGCGCTCGTATCGCTGCTCGGCCCGATTCAGGAGATCGCGGGCATGACGCGGATTACGCACGCGGAGCGGACGATTTCGAGCAAGCCGAAGGCCGGGCAGAAAATTCAAGTCGAAGTGCCGACGCACGTGGCGGGCACGCTGCGCTTCGGCTCGGGCGCCATCGCGACGATGATTACGTCGTTCGACATCCCGGCCGGCAGCACGTTGCCGAACATCGAGATTTATGGCACGCAGGGGACGCTGGCGGTGCCGGATCCGAACACGTTCGGCGGCCCGGTGCGGCTGAAGCGGTTCGGCGAGACGGAGTGGACGGACATCCCTGTCGAGCTGCCGTACGCCGGCAACTCGCGCGGCGTCGGCGTCCTCGACATGGCGAACGCGATTCGGGAAAACCGGCCGCATCGGGCAAACGCCGAGCTGGCGTTCCACGTGCTCGAAGCGATGCACGGCTTCCACGACAGCTCCGACAGCGGAACAGTGTATCGGATGGAGAGCGGCTGCGAATCGCCTGCTCCGCTGCACGCCCGCGCTTAA
- a CDS encoding glycoside hydrolase family 88/105 protein: protein MTKPWSSLMAESFMEQYPLVSDMNGRRRCWNYENGCILTAFERMYRKTGDRRYFDYIRTNMDLFVRNDGSIDTYNLNEYNVDMINQGKTLFLLLAETGEPKYKKALDLLVAQLKGHPRTSEGGLWHKKIYPFQMWLDGVYMTSPLLAQYAATFGDDEWFDDVAQEIVLMERVSRDSKTGLLYHGWDESREQRWADPITGCSPHFWSRAVGWYMMAVVDVLDFLPIDHPKRGLIVGLFYRLAEAVVAVQDERSGLWYQVLDQGDREGNYLEASGTAMFAYSLAKGARHGYLGGWAVDAARRGHQGLLDRYVERDENGAYHLNGICSVAGLGNKPYRDGSFEYYISEPISRDDPKGYAPFIMACLELENFD, encoded by the coding sequence GTGACGAAGCCTTGGTCGAGCTTGATGGCGGAATCGTTCATGGAGCAATACCCGCTCGTGTCCGACATGAACGGAAGAAGGCGCTGCTGGAATTATGAGAACGGATGCATCTTGACCGCGTTCGAGCGCATGTACCGAAAGACGGGAGACCGCCGTTATTTCGATTACATCCGGACGAATATGGATTTGTTCGTTCGAAACGACGGTTCGATCGATACGTACAATCTGAACGAATATAACGTAGATATGATCAATCAGGGCAAAACGTTGTTCCTGCTGCTAGCCGAAACCGGGGAGCCGAAATACAAGAAAGCCCTAGATCTGCTCGTAGCGCAGCTCAAGGGCCATCCGCGCACGTCCGAAGGCGGCTTGTGGCATAAGAAAATTTATCCGTTCCAAATGTGGCTCGACGGCGTATACATGACTTCGCCGCTGCTCGCGCAATACGCGGCGACGTTCGGCGACGACGAGTGGTTCGACGACGTGGCGCAGGAGATCGTCTTGATGGAACGGGTGTCGCGCGATTCGAAGACCGGCCTGCTGTATCACGGCTGGGACGAAAGCCGCGAGCAGCGATGGGCCGATCCAATTACGGGCTGCTCGCCGCATTTCTGGAGCCGCGCGGTCGGCTGGTACATGATGGCCGTCGTCGACGTGCTCGATTTCCTGCCGATCGATCATCCGAAGCGCGGGCTCATCGTCGGCTTGTTTTACCGGTTGGCCGAAGCGGTCGTCGCCGTGCAGGACGAACGAAGCGGGTTATGGTACCAAGTGCTCGACCAGGGCGACCGCGAAGGCAACTACTTGGAGGCGTCGGGCACGGCCATGTTCGCGTACTCGCTCGCGAAGGGCGCGCGTCACGGCTACCTCGGCGGCTGGGCGGTCGACGCGGCGCGCCGCGGGCATCAGGGCTTGCTCGACCGGTACGTGGAACGGGACGAGAACGGCGCTTACCATTTGAACGGTATTTGCAGCGTCGCCGGCCTCGGCAACAAGCCGTACCGCGACGGCTCCTTCGAGTATTACATCAGCGAGCCGATCAGCCGCGACGACCCGAAGGGCTACGCCCCGTTCATTATGGCGTGCCTCGAGCTCGAGAACTTCGACTGA
- a CDS encoding LD-carboxypeptidase: protein MATKPPMLRRGDTIGIVTLGSPLSAASIDAGIRRLESLGFRAVVGRHVYAAAGFLAGTDAERAADFMSMIENPAVRMILPTRGGVGVAGVLPHLDYGVIARNPKIVSGYSDITVLLNTLYRFSNLVSFHSLLLVNFAGTEPEYNFNQFYAATASTADSRTIANPEGRPLVGRVQGNVTGPIVGGNLTSLAGTLGTPYEVDTRGKILFLEETHEPINRVYRMVQQLEQAGKIRDCIGIVLGECTGCQTAYGTSYEDLIREVFVPLGKPLLTGLASGHGTYKAAIPIGAAANLNATNGTLTIVEPTVSSA, encoded by the coding sequence TTGGCAACGAAACCGCCGATGCTGCGCAGGGGCGATACGATCGGCATCGTGACGCTCGGCAGCCCGCTGTCGGCCGCATCGATCGACGCCGGCATCCGGAGGCTCGAGTCGCTCGGCTTCCGCGCCGTCGTCGGACGGCACGTGTACGCCGCCGCCGGCTTCCTCGCGGGCACCGACGCGGAGCGGGCGGCCGATTTCATGAGCATGATCGAAAATCCGGCGGTGCGGATGATTCTTCCGACGAGAGGCGGCGTCGGCGTCGCGGGCGTGTTGCCGCATCTCGATTACGGCGTTATCGCTCGCAATCCGAAAATCGTTTCGGGCTACAGCGATATCACGGTGCTGCTGAACACGCTGTACCGCTTCTCGAACCTCGTCTCGTTCCATAGCCTGCTGCTGGTCAATTTCGCCGGCACCGAACCCGAGTACAACTTCAACCAATTTTACGCCGCGACGGCGTCGACGGCCGATTCGCGAACGATCGCGAATCCGGAGGGACGTCCGCTCGTCGGACGCGTGCAGGGCAACGTCACCGGGCCGATCGTCGGCGGCAACCTTACGTCCTTGGCCGGTACGCTGGGCACCCCCTACGAGGTCGACACGCGCGGGAAAATATTGTTTCTTGAAGAAACGCACGAGCCGATCAACCGCGTATACCGCATGGTTCAGCAATTGGAGCAGGCCGGAAAAATCCGCGACTGCATCGGCATCGTGCTCGGCGAATGCACCGGCTGCCAAACCGCATACGGCACCTCGTACGAAGACCTGATCCGCGAGGTGTTCGTGCCGCTGGGCAAGCCGCTGCTGACAGGCCTTGCCTCCGGCCACGGCACGTACAAAGCGGCGATTCCGATCGGAGCCGCGGCGAATTTGAACGCTACGAACGGCACGCTGACGATCGTGGAACCCACGGTGAGCTCCGCGTAG
- a CDS encoding AraC family transcriptional regulator: MQRNDIHPRYWTEGRDFSVQYAKIGEYAEMPKPHYHPYYELFYVLSGERVFFIRDRVLTARPGEMVIVRPHELHRTSSAEAYAYERIIVHYTPEFLGTAAAAHEALPPVVAFAPEERDVVEATLRGMIRESVNRKPDYVDYLRLLLSQLLHHIRRAEPADPELRMQEAPPLHLKVSEIAAYINEHYGEPLTLRSVAERFHISEGHLSRMFAKYTGYPYQEYVRLVRVREAQKRLRETRDRIADIALAAGFGQIAHFNKTFKAVTGLTPRQYRNRRSPS; this comes from the coding sequence ATGCAGCGCAACGACATTCATCCCCGCTATTGGACGGAAGGCCGGGATTTTTCGGTCCAATACGCGAAGATCGGCGAATATGCGGAAATGCCGAAGCCGCATTATCACCCGTACTATGAGCTGTTTTATGTGCTGAGCGGGGAGCGGGTGTTCTTCATCCGCGACCGGGTGTTGACGGCGAGGCCGGGCGAGATGGTCATCGTTCGCCCGCACGAGCTGCACCGAACGAGCAGCGCCGAGGCGTACGCCTACGAGCGAATCATCGTGCACTATACGCCGGAGTTTCTGGGGACGGCCGCCGCCGCGCACGAAGCGCTGCCGCCGGTCGTCGCCTTCGCGCCCGAGGAGCGGGACGTCGTGGAAGCGACGCTGCGCGGCATGATCCGCGAAAGCGTGAACCGCAAACCGGACTACGTCGACTATCTCCGCTTGCTCCTATCGCAGCTGCTGCACCACATCCGCCGCGCCGAACCGGCGGACCCCGAGCTCCGAATGCAGGAGGCGCCGCCGCTGCATTTGAAAGTGTCGGAGATCGCCGCTTATATCAACGAGCATTACGGCGAGCCGCTGACCTTGCGCAGCGTCGCGGAGCGGTTCCATATCAGCGAAGGTCATTTAAGCCGCATGTTCGCGAAATACACCGGATACCCGTACCAAGAGTACGTCCGCCTCGTTCGCGTTCGGGAGGCGCAGAAGCGGCTGCGGGAAACGCGGGACCGCATCGCCGACATCGCGCTCGCCGCGGGCTTCGGCCAAATCGCGCATTTTAACAAAACGTTCAAAGCGGTGACCGGTCTGACGCCCCGGCAGTATCGCAACCGCCGTTCGCCGTCGTAA
- a CDS encoding MBL fold metallo-hydrolase, with the protein MTEAANIAAIRIGAERGFYPTLIWDEREAVLIDAGLPGQAADIAEQAEKHGVPLSRLTRIIVTHQDLDHFGGLAELVDTCGAHVQVLSHAMTKPYVEGERLPLKMKPGATPPKAKVDGTVADGERLPYCGGITVIHTPGHTPDHICLYHHPSRTLIAADATVAEAGRLLGPSPAYTLDMDQAVRSLEKLLPYEIDSVICYHGGLCGPEAKAQLADLARREK; encoded by the coding sequence ATGACGGAAGCGGCGAACATCGCTGCGATTCGCATCGGCGCGGAGCGAGGGTTTTATCCTACGCTGATTTGGGACGAGCGGGAGGCGGTGCTGATCGACGCCGGGCTGCCCGGTCAGGCGGCGGACATCGCGGAGCAAGCGGAGAAGCACGGCGTTCCGCTGAGCAGACTGACGCGAATCATCGTGACGCATCAGGATTTGGACCATTTCGGCGGACTGGCGGAGCTTGTCGACACGTGCGGCGCTCATGTGCAAGTGCTGTCTCATGCGATGACGAAGCCGTACGTGGAAGGCGAACGGCTGCCGCTGAAAATGAAGCCTGGCGCGACTCCGCCGAAGGCGAAAGTCGACGGCACCGTGGCGGACGGCGAACGGCTGCCGTACTGCGGAGGCATTACCGTCATTCATACGCCAGGCCATACGCCGGACCACATCTGCTTGTACCATCACCCGAGCAGGACGTTGATCGCGGCGGATGCGACGGTCGCGGAAGCCGGGCGGCTGCTCGGCCCGAGTCCCGCGTATACGCTGGATATGGATCAGGCCGTCCGTTCCCTCGAGAAGCTGCTCCCGTACGAAATCGACAGCGTCATTTGCTACCACGGCGGGTTATGCGGTCCGGAGGCGAAAGCGCAGCTGGCCGATTTGGCTCGAAGGGAAAAATAG
- a CDS encoding DeoR/GlpR family DNA-binding transcription regulator, with product MDQDARLQQIAQWLQSQPLVTVRDICERFGVSRDTARRDLVKLQEQGTIMRARGGAVPAAVPDFRQRQDEQAESKRALAAAAASYIRDGATVFLDASTTVSYLAEFVKEKRLTVVTASVPIARSFAELEGTDVYTLGGRVNKRDLYASGSMVIAMLDYFRADVALLGACGVYRGEMTVQDAEDAMIKQKMIARSDEVLLLADRTKLGMRLPFSVGALEDVDVLLTDAPAEAVQQAKAGGAAPKHIHTVGI from the coding sequence ATGGATCAGGACGCTCGGTTACAACAGATCGCGCAGTGGCTGCAGTCCCAGCCGCTAGTTACCGTGAGGGATATTTGCGAACGGTTCGGCGTCTCGCGGGATACGGCCCGCAGAGACTTGGTCAAGCTGCAGGAGCAAGGAACAATCATGAGGGCAAGGGGAGGCGCGGTCCCGGCGGCCGTACCGGATTTCCGGCAGCGGCAGGACGAACAGGCGGAATCGAAGCGAGCGTTGGCCGCGGCCGCGGCGTCATACATCCGCGACGGAGCGACCGTATTTCTCGACGCTTCGACGACGGTGTCCTATCTCGCCGAATTCGTGAAGGAGAAACGTCTGACCGTCGTGACGGCCTCGGTGCCGATCGCGCGCAGCTTCGCGGAGTTGGAAGGGACGGACGTATACACGCTCGGGGGCAGAGTAAACAAAAGAGATTTATACGCATCCGGCTCCATGGTCATCGCCATGCTCGATTATTTCCGGGCGGACGTGGCGCTGCTGGGCGCCTGCGGCGTCTACCGCGGGGAGATGACCGTGCAGGACGCGGAGGACGCGATGATCAAGCAAAAAATGATCGCCCGTTCGGACGAGGTGCTGCTGCTCGCCGACCGGACGAAGCTCGGCATGCGGCTTCCGTTCAGCGTCGGTGCCCTAGAGGACGTCGACGTGCTGCTGACCGACGCGCCGGCGGAGGCGGTTCAGCAGGCGAAGGCCGGCGGCGCCGCGCCCAAGCATATTCATACGGTCGGCATATGA
- a CDS encoding ThuA domain-containing protein codes for MSNGKKKALVVWGGWLGHQPEEVAGLYRGILEAEGFEVEVSDTLDAFADKEKLLSLDLIAPNWTMGQIDGGLVQNVLAAVQAGVGIAGTHGGMCDSFRTNVDWQFMTGGQWVAHPGNDGVEYVVNVKHSSSPLLDGIDDFVVKSEQYYMHVDPAVEVLATTRFPNPNVPGPHTTNKSVDMPVVWTKRWGAGRVFYCSLGHQANIIAMPQVTEIMRRGFLWAAEGKARADAAAAQGAGAYTGMSDSIV; via the coding sequence ATGAGCAACGGGAAAAAGAAAGCGCTGGTCGTATGGGGCGGCTGGCTCGGGCATCAACCGGAGGAAGTCGCCGGGTTGTATCGCGGCATTTTGGAGGCGGAAGGCTTCGAGGTCGAGGTGTCGGATACGCTGGACGCGTTCGCCGATAAAGAAAAGCTGCTGTCGCTCGATTTGATCGCGCCGAACTGGACGATGGGGCAAATCGACGGCGGGCTCGTGCAGAACGTGCTGGCCGCCGTCCAAGCGGGCGTCGGCATCGCCGGCACGCACGGCGGCATGTGCGACTCGTTCCGCACGAACGTCGACTGGCAGTTCATGACGGGCGGCCAATGGGTCGCGCACCCGGGCAACGACGGCGTCGAATACGTCGTCAACGTGAAGCATTCGTCGAGTCCGCTGCTCGACGGCATCGACGACTTCGTCGTGAAGAGCGAGCAGTATTACATGCACGTCGACCCGGCGGTCGAGGTGCTCGCGACGACGCGGTTCCCGAACCCGAACGTCCCGGGCCCGCATACGACCAACAAGTCGGTCGACATGCCGGTCGTCTGGACGAAACGGTGGGGCGCGGGCCGCGTCTTCTACTGCTCGCTCGGACACCAGGCGAACATTATCGCGATGCCGCAAGTGACGGAAATCATGCGCCGCGGCTTCCTCTGGGCCGCCGAAGGCAAGGCGCGCGCGGACGCCGCCGCCGCTCAAGGCGCGGGCGCCTATACGGGCATGAGCGATAGCATCGTTTAA
- a CDS encoding MarR family winged helix-turn-helix transcriptional regulator → MTTSPSSNAPQAAEVIQLLLRSTHHIQQQYEARLSALSLPFPLSGPRLRLLLAVWKAEPIRMNELAGKLGVKARTITDLVDALERDGLLIRVPDPMDRRATLLRLSAEAVPHIENVKRIQKDISESLLERLAPEQRGQLFGLLSLLAGDCEVHFVC, encoded by the coding sequence GTGACGACATCCCCAAGTTCAAACGCGCCGCAAGCGGCCGAAGTGATTCAACTGCTGCTGCGGTCCACCCATCATATCCAACAACAATACGAGGCTAGGCTTTCCGCGCTTTCATTGCCGTTTCCGCTGTCCGGACCGAGATTGCGATTGCTGCTCGCGGTTTGGAAGGCGGAACCCATTCGAATGAACGAATTGGCCGGGAAGCTGGGCGTGAAAGCGAGAACGATCACGGATCTGGTGGACGCGCTGGAGCGCGACGGTCTGCTGATCCGCGTGCCGGACCCGATGGATCGCAGAGCGACGCTGCTGCGGTTGTCCGCGGAGGCCGTGCCGCATATCGAAAACGTGAAGCGGATCCAGAAGGACATTTCCGAGTCGCTGTTGGAACGGTTGGCCCCCGAACAGCGGGGGCAGCTCTTCGGTCTGTTAAGCTTGTTGGCCGGAGATTGCGAAGTGCATTTCGTTTGCTGA